From a region of the Desulfomonile tiedjei genome:
- a CDS encoding glycosyltransferase family 4 protein, giving the protein MERVLMVGPIPPPFGGIASIMDDLVHSSLQEDYDIKIFERIPSESFPPYARGLIRANIFRFKRFWRFFKELRRGNYRLVHIHSSDTAEFLGTTIFMILARVARVRVLLHIQGGDWDEFYTYNSLFRKLYTRVGLYVPEAIVVLWSMWVDKIKEMYPAANVRVIRNLLHDQEPPDASEVERLRGDLGLSKEDFVVVSVGAVGWRKGTFEILKAIPQIVSEEDSIRFVLVGGEGKPGEMAQLKQIIESEKLERWVHLTGEVERDTVPLYLALADLFILPSFIEAMPVSIIEAMRSGLPVISTRVQGIPDTVTDRVTGILIDPGNPQQIAENVLLLKGDDELRMKMAEEGKRLFCERFEFSRGIEELRGLYKEMISSSAK; this is encoded by the coding sequence GTGGAACGAGTTCTTATGGTCGGCCCCATACCTCCACCCTTTGGAGGAATTGCCTCCATAATGGACGATCTTGTCCACTCGTCCCTTCAGGAAGATTATGACATCAAAATTTTTGAGAGAATCCCCAGCGAAAGCTTCCCGCCTTACGCTCGCGGGTTGATAAGAGCAAATATCTTCAGGTTTAAGAGGTTTTGGCGGTTCTTCAAGGAATTGCGCAGAGGCAATTACAGGCTGGTGCACATCCATTCTTCCGACACCGCGGAATTCCTCGGCACTACCATCTTTATGATTCTGGCCCGGGTCGCACGCGTAAGGGTCTTGCTTCACATTCAAGGAGGGGACTGGGACGAATTCTATACGTACAACTCTCTGTTCAGAAAGCTGTACACGAGGGTAGGGCTCTACGTCCCCGAGGCAATAGTCGTGCTCTGGTCAATGTGGGTCGATAAAATAAAGGAAATGTATCCTGCAGCGAATGTCCGAGTAATCAGAAACCTCCTGCATGACCAGGAACCTCCCGATGCGTCGGAGGTTGAGCGACTTCGGGGAGACCTGGGACTTTCCAAGGAAGATTTCGTGGTGGTCTCGGTTGGAGCGGTTGGCTGGCGCAAAGGGACCTTCGAGATTCTCAAGGCGATTCCTCAAATTGTATCAGAGGAAGATTCCATAAGGTTCGTTCTTGTGGGAGGGGAGGGCAAGCCGGGAGAAATGGCCCAGTTGAAGCAGATCATTGAAAGCGAAAAACTGGAACGCTGGGTTCATCTGACAGGGGAGGTCGAACGCGACACAGTTCCGCTGTACCTGGCGCTGGCGGACTTATTTATCCTGCCGTCTTTCATAGAAGCGATGCCGGTGTCGATCATCGAGGCCATGCGCAGCGGCCTGCCGGTGATTTCCACGCGAGTCCAGGGAATTCCGGACACGGTGACAGACCGCGTCACAGGAATACTAATAGACCCCGGAAATCCTCAGCAAATAGCGGAAAACGTGCTGCTGCTCAAAGGGGACGATGAATTGCGCATGAAAATGGCCGAGGAAGGAAAAAGGCTTTTCTGCGAACGGTTCGAGTTTTCAAGAGGCATAGAAGAACTCAGAGGCTTGTATAAAGAAATGATTAGTTCGAGTGCGAAATAG
- a CDS encoding SCP2 sterol-binding domain-containing protein, whose product MAVFGSADQMYDVLGNLFRMLMESPDFGPKFMESDLVIYFNITDPDGEIWVNRNGEVICGPADLKPTVSMTLSGDTCHKFWLKEVSMPIALAKGLIKVKGPMPKVLKLLPLLKPAYKAYPDHARKYGLNT is encoded by the coding sequence ATGGCAGTCTTTGGAAGCGCGGACCAGATGTACGATGTGCTGGGCAATCTCTTTAGAATGCTCATGGAGAGCCCTGATTTCGGCCCCAAATTCATGGAATCGGACCTTGTTATCTATTTCAACATAACCGACCCGGATGGTGAAATCTGGGTTAACAGAAACGGGGAGGTAATCTGTGGCCCTGCCGATCTGAAGCCGACCGTGTCCATGACCTTGAGCGGAGACACCTGCCACAAGTTCTGGCTAAAAGAGGTCTCCATGCCTATAGCTTTGGCCAAGGGTTTGATCAAGGTTAAAGGCCCCATGCCAAAGGTATTGAAGCTGCTCCCTTTACTCAAACCCGCATACAAGGCGTACCCGGATCACGCCCGCAAATACGGACTTAACACTTAG
- a CDS encoding Txe/YoeB family addiction module toxin, producing MTWELVFTHQARKDAKQLAAAGLKEKAKELLKLIERDPFEAPPPYEKLLGDLSGAYSRRINIQHRLVYQVIEEDKVVKVIRLWSHYE from the coding sequence GTGACGTGGGAACTCGTCTTTACGCACCAGGCTCGAAAGGATGCCAAGCAACTCGCTGCCGCCGGATTGAAGGAAAAGGCAAAAGAGCTATTGAAGCTTATTGAGAGGGATCCTTTTGAGGCCCCACCGCCATACGAAAAGCTTCTGGGCGATTTGAGCGGCGCCTATTCTCGAAGGATCAATATCCAACACCGATTGGTTTACCAGGTGATTGAGGAGGACAAGGTAGTAAAAGTGATCCGTCTGTGGTCTCACTACGAGTGA
- a CDS encoding Gfo/Idh/MocA family oxidoreductase, with protein MKQVFLSGAGEVTVFDVPIPGRLRDSVLVRNAFSVISSGTEGSYVSGRGGLLGLYERARSSKGSAEKVWKLIETKGYKQAWDRIWDKIGDYDHMGYSCAGWVVESDNDRMPFKHGQPVACMGSGLANHAEYVVIPKNLFVPIPEGISLEEASFASLGCIALQGIRRLDPTPGERIGVLGLGLIGQICVRMLHALGHHAFGMDVSEQRAAKARETPGVQAWALDGTDSVTKVMDLTNGQGLDGVIVCAATSLSEPVNLAFDLCRKRGRVSMVGEVGLALEREKMYAKELELRMSCSYGPGRYDPEYELRGRDYPAAYVRWTERRNLEFFLDLMATGRLSLRSLVSVRYTPDEAPQAYARVKQADPDTYGVLFDYGRQPEEPAAEVLKIARTVRYPQPIKAISHGRIRLGLIGVGRHAKDVHVPNLKKMRDTFAIQGIASRSGATAGIAAIRHAAAIATSDHRELLASPDIDAVLIATRHTTHARFVKEALDAGKHVFVEKPMTLTLEDAQEIVEKSSEKGLIVRVGFNRRFSPWINATRNAIGTDGLRIFSSRVNTGIVAGDWSNTEEEGGRVLGEAVHFFDLSNWFMAAEPVSVLAMFAGEETVIDPDLMVQIKYPGGSAGQVLYTTLGSAQMGKEYFEAFGNGRAARSDDFRNFSSYGASQSVGWGERGNKGHAKELEEFAAAIRGEKFPIRGADARAGLVATWMALACYKSAKTGCEIKLDV; from the coding sequence ATGAAGCAAGTGTTCCTTTCCGGCGCCGGAGAAGTGACGGTCTTTGACGTGCCGATCCCGGGACGGCTGCGCGATTCCGTGCTTGTCCGCAACGCCTTTTCCGTCATCAGCAGCGGCACGGAAGGCTCATATGTGAGCGGGAGGGGCGGCCTTCTAGGGTTGTACGAAAGGGCACGGTCCTCAAAAGGCTCAGCAGAAAAAGTCTGGAAACTGATTGAAACCAAGGGCTACAAACAAGCATGGGACCGGATTTGGGACAAGATCGGTGACTACGACCATATGGGGTATAGTTGCGCGGGCTGGGTAGTTGAATCCGATAATGACCGAATGCCCTTCAAACATGGCCAACCGGTGGCTTGCATGGGTTCCGGGCTCGCTAATCACGCCGAGTACGTTGTAATACCGAAGAACCTCTTTGTTCCAATCCCTGAGGGCATTTCATTGGAGGAGGCATCCTTCGCTTCGCTCGGTTGTATCGCGCTTCAAGGAATCCGACGGCTGGACCCCACCCCCGGCGAGCGTATCGGTGTGCTGGGACTTGGCCTTATCGGGCAGATTTGCGTCAGAATGTTGCATGCGTTGGGACACCATGCCTTCGGAATGGATGTGAGCGAGCAGCGCGCTGCAAAGGCGCGGGAGACCCCTGGTGTTCAAGCCTGGGCTCTGGATGGCACGGATTCCGTGACCAAGGTCATGGACCTGACTAACGGCCAAGGGCTGGATGGCGTGATAGTCTGTGCGGCCACCAGTCTCAGTGAACCCGTCAACCTGGCATTTGATCTGTGCCGGAAGCGTGGTCGTGTTTCTATGGTTGGAGAAGTCGGGCTGGCCCTTGAACGGGAGAAAATGTACGCGAAAGAACTCGAACTTCGCATGTCCTGCTCCTACGGGCCGGGTCGGTATGATCCGGAGTACGAACTGAGGGGTCGCGACTATCCGGCCGCGTACGTTAGATGGACCGAACGCCGGAACTTGGAGTTCTTTTTGGACCTCATGGCAACGGGGCGTCTCAGCCTCCGGTCTCTTGTCAGCGTCCGTTACACCCCTGACGAAGCTCCTCAGGCCTATGCGCGAGTGAAGCAAGCCGATCCCGACACGTACGGCGTGCTCTTTGATTACGGCCGCCAGCCGGAAGAGCCCGCGGCCGAGGTTCTCAAGATTGCACGAACCGTACGGTACCCTCAGCCAATTAAAGCTATATCACATGGAAGAATTCGGTTGGGCCTCATCGGTGTGGGCCGGCATGCAAAGGACGTACATGTCCCCAATCTGAAGAAGATGAGGGACACGTTCGCCATTCAAGGGATCGCGAGCCGATCCGGGGCCACTGCCGGGATCGCGGCCATTCGACACGCCGCGGCAATTGCCACCAGCGACCATCGGGAACTCCTCGCGTCCCCGGATATCGACGCTGTGCTGATCGCCACCCGCCACACCACTCATGCAAGGTTTGTTAAGGAGGCGCTCGATGCAGGGAAGCATGTATTCGTGGAAAAACCCATGACGCTCACTTTGGAGGACGCTCAGGAAATAGTCGAGAAATCCTCAGAAAAGGGGCTGATTGTTCGCGTAGGTTTTAACCGGCGCTTCTCTCCCTGGATCAATGCAACAAGGAATGCCATCGGCACCGACGGCCTGAGAATATTTTCTTCCCGCGTCAACACCGGAATAGTCGCTGGAGATTGGAGCAACACCGAAGAAGAAGGGGGCCGAGTTCTCGGCGAAGCTGTACACTTCTTCGATCTCAGCAACTGGTTCATGGCGGCTGAACCGGTCTCGGTTCTGGCAATGTTCGCGGGCGAAGAAACGGTAATTGACCCGGACCTGATGGTGCAGATCAAGTATCCGGGCGGGTCCGCGGGACAGGTCCTGTACACGACCCTCGGCAGCGCTCAAATGGGCAAGGAATACTTCGAGGCGTTCGGCAACGGGCGAGCCGCTCGGAGCGACGACTTCAGGAATTTCTCTTCATACGGCGCCTCCCAATCCGTAGGGTGGGGAGAGCGAGGGAACAAGGGCCACGCAAAGGAACTCGAAGAATTCGCGGCCGCTATCCGCGGGGAGAAGTTTCCCATTCGAGGAGCCGATGCCCGCGCCGGACTAGTGGCCACCTGGATGGCCCTTGCCTGCTATAAAAGCGCGAAAACCGGCTGCGAGATAAAGCTAGATGTGTGA
- a CDS encoding type II toxin-antitoxin system Phd/YefM family antitoxin: MTVIKASEARARLYGLIDETASSHEPILITGKRGNAVLVSEEDWRSVQETLFLLSVPGMRESIVDGLKTPVEKCTKELDW, encoded by the coding sequence ATGACCGTTATCAAAGCAAGTGAGGCCCGAGCCAGGCTGTACGGATTGATAGATGAAACTGCGTCTTCTCACGAGCCGATTCTCATCACTGGAAAGAGAGGCAATGCCGTCCTGGTGAGCGAGGAAGACTGGCGGTCCGTTCAGGAAACGCTATTCCTGCTTTCGGTTCCAGGCATGAGAGAATCCATCGTTGATGGGCTCAAGACCCCTGTCGAGAAATGCACCAAGGAACTTGATTGGTGA
- a CDS encoding AMP-binding protein: MGSKTHLNQVIASHLVEIRADEMPDREIFVFERGEYGDDVLTYKDLFENSNKIARLLLDNGIGKGDVFAVFMRNYPEFAFCILAATTIGAIVVPVDPRSRGDRLRFLLSNSNAKAVIASGECLEQIAEVAKDLPNLKFVSIAYQRDQQVPVSSAFHALNETLAADSWRIVDQQIMDVRHPMQIIYTSGTTGDPKGVTIRNNRLGVFNILTKLCWKYSKTDCLYNGLSLTHGNAQAVTLFPALNMGIKAVFSPRFTKSRIWDICRKYGCTTFSLLGGMMSGIYNEPEKQNDAENPVQMVLSAGTPVSIWEGFENRFGVKILEWYGAVEGGFAFKPPGKGPIGSFGKPVPGVMEFKVVDENDNELPPGQTGELISRMVRGETKVDYLGLPDASEEKTKGGWLRSGDLVHKDDQGWYFFDYRKGTELRRAGDFIQPDYVEAILGKHPAVSEACVYGIPAASGAPGESDLVAALAPFEGMSIDPASVYELCKKELEPNYIPSYLQIVAEIPKSISEKALDRVLKSRFSPDGDGVHSYDHYR, from the coding sequence ATGGGGTCGAAAACACACCTCAATCAAGTAATCGCGTCTCATCTTGTCGAAATCAGGGCCGATGAGATGCCCGATCGAGAGATATTCGTGTTTGAGCGAGGCGAGTACGGGGATGACGTGCTCACCTACAAGGACTTGTTCGAGAATTCCAATAAGATCGCTCGACTGCTGCTCGACAACGGAATCGGAAAGGGAGACGTTTTCGCGGTCTTCATGCGGAACTATCCCGAGTTCGCATTCTGTATCCTGGCAGCCACAACCATCGGAGCAATCGTCGTGCCGGTGGACCCGCGGTCCCGTGGGGATCGTTTGAGGTTTCTCCTCAGCAACAGTAATGCAAAAGCGGTCATCGCGTCGGGTGAATGCCTGGAGCAGATTGCAGAAGTCGCCAAAGACCTGCCGAATCTCAAATTCGTTTCCATCGCGTACCAGCGAGACCAGCAAGTGCCGGTCTCGTCGGCTTTCCACGCGCTCAACGAAACACTTGCCGCGGATTCGTGGCGGATCGTGGACCAGCAGATCATGGATGTTCGCCATCCAATGCAGATCATCTACACTTCCGGCACCACCGGTGATCCTAAAGGGGTGACGATCCGCAATAACCGGCTCGGTGTGTTCAATATTCTGACCAAACTATGCTGGAAGTACTCCAAAACCGACTGCCTTTACAACGGGCTTTCGCTGACCCACGGCAATGCCCAGGCCGTGACGCTCTTTCCCGCGCTCAACATGGGAATCAAGGCTGTTTTCAGCCCCAGGTTCACCAAAAGCAGGATTTGGGACATCTGCCGGAAATACGGTTGCACCACTTTCTCCCTCTTGGGAGGCATGATGTCCGGAATATACAACGAGCCCGAAAAACAGAACGATGCCGAGAATCCTGTCCAAATGGTGCTCAGCGCAGGAACACCTGTGTCCATCTGGGAAGGGTTCGAGAATCGGTTCGGGGTCAAGATCCTCGAATGGTATGGCGCTGTGGAAGGCGGGTTCGCTTTCAAGCCTCCGGGAAAAGGGCCGATCGGCTCTTTCGGCAAGCCTGTGCCGGGAGTCATGGAGTTCAAAGTGGTGGATGAAAATGACAACGAGCTTCCTCCGGGGCAAACCGGCGAACTGATCTCGCGCATGGTGCGCGGAGAGACGAAAGTAGACTATCTGGGCCTGCCTGATGCCTCCGAAGAGAAGACCAAAGGCGGTTGGCTTCGTTCCGGAGATCTGGTCCACAAAGACGATCAGGGATGGTATTTCTTTGATTATCGGAAGGGCACCGAACTGCGCCGGGCCGGGGATTTCATCCAACCCGATTACGTGGAGGCGATCCTCGGAAAACACCCGGCAGTAAGCGAGGCCTGCGTGTACGGAATTCCCGCTGCTTCGGGCGCACCCGGAGAAAGCGACCTGGTGGCCGCACTGGCGCCCTTCGAAGGCATGTCGATCGATCCCGCATCCGTTTATGAACTGTGCAAGAAGGAACTGGAACCGAACTACATTCCATCGTATCTGCAAATTGTGGCTGAAATTCCCAAGAGCATCTCTGAAAAGGCGTTGGACAGGGTCCTTAAAAGCCGGTTCTCGCCGGACGGAGATGGCGTCCACTCTTACGACCACTACAGGTGA
- a CDS encoding acyl-CoA/acyl-ACP dehydrogenase — translation MTYLDLNIELTDEQNALKEQAHKFAGEILRPASIELDKIADPEDMIKSPVFKDTMRKGFELGYHNVLMTDTYGGLGLDPLEVHMVLEEMGWGSADFAIGIGVSCFPAFFACMLPNDLLEETIISPFCQNRDATIIGCWAITEPNHGNDQLCPGTELFRDPKIKGQLRAKLEGDEWVINGQKSAWVSNGPIATHALAYLNIDPSMGLAGGGICIIPLDRPGVSRGRALNKLGQRALSQGEIYFDDVRVPRDFMLVDQESYEAMLDVTLSTANAAMGAVFTGTARAAYEEALAYSKERIQGGKPLFEHQIIKHKLFNMFMKVEAARALSRAALVYNYNNTPPSIEYSIASKVFCTNTAFEVANEAVQIFGGYGMSKEYAIEKIFRDARAALIEDGANDSLMITGAHKL, via the coding sequence GTGACATATCTCGACCTGAACATCGAACTCACCGACGAGCAAAACGCTCTGAAAGAGCAGGCGCACAAGTTCGCAGGGGAAATTCTCCGGCCCGCGAGCATAGAACTGGACAAGATTGCCGATCCCGAAGACATGATCAAAAGCCCGGTATTCAAGGACACCATGAGAAAGGGCTTTGAATTGGGCTACCACAACGTTCTCATGACCGATACGTACGGCGGCCTGGGGCTTGACCCTCTGGAAGTCCACATGGTCCTTGAAGAGATGGGATGGGGCAGCGCGGATTTCGCCATCGGCATCGGGGTGTCGTGTTTCCCGGCTTTTTTTGCGTGCATGCTGCCAAACGACCTCCTGGAAGAGACAATCATCTCCCCGTTCTGCCAAAACCGGGACGCCACAATTATAGGATGCTGGGCCATAACCGAGCCGAACCACGGCAACGATCAATTGTGCCCCGGAACCGAGTTATTTCGCGACCCGAAGATCAAAGGGCAGCTCAGAGCAAAGCTTGAGGGAGACGAGTGGGTGATCAACGGACAGAAGTCCGCATGGGTATCCAATGGACCGATCGCTACTCACGCACTGGCGTACCTGAATATCGACCCATCCATGGGGCTGGCGGGTGGCGGCATCTGCATCATACCCTTGGACAGACCGGGAGTTAGCAGAGGCCGCGCTCTGAACAAGCTCGGCCAGCGGGCCCTGTCCCAAGGTGAGATCTACTTCGACGATGTCAGAGTTCCGCGCGATTTCATGCTGGTGGATCAGGAGAGCTATGAAGCGATGCTCGATGTCACTCTCTCCACTGCCAACGCCGCAATGGGCGCTGTCTTCACGGGCACGGCCAGAGCCGCGTACGAGGAAGCGTTGGCCTATTCCAAGGAGCGGATTCAGGGCGGAAAGCCGCTTTTCGAACATCAGATCATCAAGCACAAACTGTTCAATATGTTTATGAAGGTGGAAGCGGCTCGAGCCCTTTCTCGTGCGGCCTTGGTCTATAATTACAACAACACACCGCCTTCTATAGAGTATTCCATTGCTTCAAAAGTGTTTTGCACGAATACAGCATTTGAAGTCGCCAACGAGGCTGTTCAAATTTTCGGTGGCTACGGTATGAGCAAGGAGTACGCGATCGAGAAGATCTTTCGAGACGCCAGAGCAGCGCTCATAGAAGATGGAGCCAATGACAGCTTGATGATCACAGGGGCACACAAACTCTAG
- a CDS encoding SDR family oxidoreductase → MKDKKTILITGAASGIGRETALLFARKGWFVGLLDISEEGLKSLRAEIGDCNCHAQYMDVADPVSVQEAVDAFAQLTGGSMHVLFNNAGVISFGRFDNVDIAKQLRTVDVNLKGVLNCTYMALRYLKATPGARIINMASTSAMYGVPDLSVYSATKHAMCALTEAWDIEFEQYDVTVSDILAPYVRTPLLDVPDTVYSIEKMGVKIEPETVAKTVWKAVHGKRLHRKMGISTYLLNALFWAAPFLRRPVVKSLTMPPD, encoded by the coding sequence ATGAAGGACAAGAAAACCATTCTCATCACGGGTGCGGCCTCGGGCATTGGACGTGAAACCGCCCTTCTGTTCGCCCGGAAAGGCTGGTTTGTGGGGTTATTGGATATAAGTGAAGAGGGATTGAAATCACTTCGGGCCGAAATCGGTGATTGCAATTGTCACGCTCAATATATGGATGTGGCCGATCCCGTCAGCGTTCAAGAGGCGGTGGATGCCTTTGCGCAGCTCACCGGCGGCTCGATGCACGTACTGTTCAACAACGCTGGAGTCATCAGTTTCGGGCGCTTTGACAACGTCGACATAGCAAAGCAACTCAGAACCGTGGACGTTAACCTGAAGGGCGTGCTCAACTGCACGTATATGGCCTTGAGATATCTAAAGGCGACACCCGGTGCCAGGATAATAAACATGGCATCCACGTCGGCCATGTACGGTGTTCCCGATCTCTCCGTATATTCAGCGACCAAGCATGCCATGTGCGCCTTGACCGAAGCCTGGGACATCGAATTTGAGCAATACGACGTGACGGTCAGTGACATCCTGGCGCCGTACGTGAGAACTCCTCTATTGGATGTTCCGGATACGGTCTACAGTATTGAGAAAATGGGCGTGAAAATTGAACCCGAAACAGTGGCAAAAACAGTCTGGAAAGCGGTTCACGGCAAAAGGCTCCATCGCAAGATGGGTATTTCCACTTATCTTCTCAACGCGCTATTCTGGGCGGCCCCGTTCCTGAGAAGACCGGTAGTGAAGTCCCTTACCATGCCTCCAGATTGA
- a CDS encoding thiolase family protein — MRDVFIVGTGMIRFGKYKDETVRTMAEKAIHLALEDSGLQKRDLKAAFFSNTFWGMFTNQHSIRGQVVLRGMGIDKIPVTNVENACAGASTALHLAYMGVRAGIFDVALAVGSEKITCPNKLQSLQAYASCMDMENFQSHVQMILEVGKSFAIELPQDDSAPGQGRSIFMDAYAMGARWHMDRFGSTQRQLAVIAAKNHFHGSLNPLAQYQKAMTVEEVLADPSVAYPLTRAMCAPVGDGAAAAIVCSEDVLRRLDKARPVKILASILGQGSDRDLDGVDIGERLSKEAYEFAGVGPEDIDLAELHDATAYGELHQTEVMGFCPPGEGGPFAESGATKLGGKKPINTSGGLECRGHPIGASGLAQIFELAAQLRGDAGKRQVPGAKTALAENGGGNIGLEEAAMCVHILQKV; from the coding sequence ATGCGTGATGTGTTCATTGTTGGCACGGGAATGATCCGATTCGGCAAGTACAAAGACGAAACGGTTCGAACCATGGCCGAAAAGGCCATTCACCTGGCACTTGAAGACTCGGGGCTGCAAAAGCGGGACCTGAAGGCAGCTTTCTTCTCCAATACGTTCTGGGGGATGTTCACCAACCAACACTCGATCCGAGGTCAGGTTGTGCTCCGGGGAATGGGCATAGACAAGATACCGGTCACCAACGTGGAAAACGCCTGTGCGGGCGCTTCTACAGCTCTGCATCTGGCATATATGGGCGTCAGGGCCGGGATCTTTGATGTAGCGCTTGCAGTCGGCTCAGAGAAGATCACCTGTCCTAACAAGCTTCAGTCTTTGCAGGCTTATGCTTCGTGCATGGACATGGAGAACTTCCAGTCGCACGTCCAGATGATCCTGGAGGTGGGCAAGTCGTTCGCCATCGAGCTGCCTCAGGACGATTCCGCACCGGGCCAGGGCAGGAGCATCTTCATGGACGCGTATGCAATGGGCGCTCGCTGGCACATGGACCGTTTCGGCTCCACTCAACGGCAACTGGCTGTGATTGCAGCGAAAAACCACTTCCACGGTTCGCTTAATCCCCTTGCTCAGTATCAGAAGGCCATGACCGTTGAAGAGGTGCTCGCGGACCCTTCTGTCGCGTATCCTCTGACCAGGGCCATGTGTGCACCGGTGGGCGACGGCGCGGCCGCTGCCATAGTCTGTTCCGAGGATGTCCTGAGGAGGCTCGACAAAGCCCGACCGGTCAAAATACTTGCGTCGATACTGGGACAGGGCAGCGACAGGGATCTGGACGGCGTGGACATTGGCGAACGCCTGTCCAAAGAAGCGTATGAATTTGCAGGAGTGGGCCCGGAAGATATTGACCTGGCAGAATTGCATGACGCGACCGCTTACGGTGAACTCCACCAGACAGAGGTCATGGGATTCTGTCCTCCCGGAGAAGGCGGACCTTTCGCCGAGTCCGGGGCCACGAAATTGGGCGGTAAGAAGCCCATCAACACATCCGGCGGTCTGGAATGCCGAGGCCATCCCATAGGAGCTTCAGGCCTGGCCCAGATTTTCGAGTTGGCGGCTCAGCTTCGAGGGGACGCCGGAAAGCGTCAGGTGCCGGGAGCGAAGACAGCTCTAGCGGAGAACGGCGGCGGCAACATAGGCTTGGAAGAAGCGGCCATGTGCGTCCACATTCTGCAGAAAGTGTGA
- a CDS encoding TetR/AcrR family transcriptional regulator has product MPPNPTLEKIRKSQILDASLRIMSEQGSNSVTLEHVAKASGLSKGGLVHYFPSKEVLFRESFREFFNRIFTRGRETMDQHADAMDKLLSFIWIFDRDDPEVQVAYPLLFDGMALAAHDPEYGSLFRDWFESWVVMLKVALKQGNDAGRFSVADTDGTARAISAIYQGIATRWFLDPETHSTDWAESFLRLAITGLVGLKET; this is encoded by the coding sequence ATGCCCCCAAATCCCACTTTAGAGAAGATCAGAAAATCTCAGATACTCGATGCTTCATTACGAATCATGTCCGAACAGGGCTCTAACAGCGTCACCCTGGAACACGTGGCCAAGGCTTCCGGCCTGTCCAAAGGAGGCCTGGTTCACTACTTTCCAAGCAAAGAGGTTCTGTTTAGGGAGAGTTTCAGAGAGTTCTTCAACCGTATTTTTACTCGTGGCAGAGAGACCATGGACCAACATGCAGACGCAATGGACAAGCTGCTGTCTTTCATCTGGATTTTCGATCGAGATGATCCTGAGGTCCAGGTGGCTTATCCTCTACTGTTTGACGGCATGGCCCTGGCCGCGCATGACCCGGAATACGGCTCACTGTTCCGCGATTGGTTCGAGAGCTGGGTTGTCATGCTCAAAGTAGCTTTGAAACAAGGCAACGATGCGGGACGTTTTTCAGTGGCGGATACGGATGGGACGGCTCGGGCCATTTCTGCGATCTACCAAGGTATCGCGACCCGTTGGTTCCTGGACCCGGAAACCCATTCGACGGACTGGGCGGAAAGTTTCCTTCGGCTTGCCATCACGGGGCTCGTGGGGCTGAAGGAAACCTAG